The genomic stretch CAAGAACGTTTTGATGAAGAACAACTCCTTTCCTGTCTATAATGTTGATTATGAGCATTGTCTGATTAACCCACAACAATGTATAACTTTGAAGTCTGTCATACAACGATTGATGGACCATGGGATCTTGGTGGTAGATTGTTCATCTACCACGGAAGAAGTGTCCACCCTAGAAATCTTATATGATGAAGTCTTACCTATGCAAATACGATATGATCTTTCTCCAATGAATCTCTCTGGAAGTCCCATTGTTCCTTTGGTTATAACGATACCAATGTCGTTCCCCTTCAATGACACGAAAGCAGTTCCATGGGTATATGACTCAACACTCTACATCCATGGACAAAGAGTGCAAGAAGATCCCATGGCGTCTAATGAGCCAATGGCAAGTATAGCTGACACTGGTGGGGTCACCCGAAGTGGAAGAACCTTTGCACCTGTACCTCCCCAAATTGACAATGGTGGCACTTCCAACCAAGAAAAAGGCAATCAAATCGAAGTTGACCAGCAAAGGAAAGATTCTCTACCTACCAGTAAGGTGGATGAATTCTTGCGCATCATTAAGAGGAGAAACTATAGGGTGGTTAACCAACTCAACCAAACCCCATCAAAAATATCAATAATGTCTTTACTCATGTGCTCTGATGCACATAGGGACGCCTTAGTCAAATTCTCGAGGGATGCTCACAAACCACAAGAGATTTTCGTCTATCAATTTGAGGGAGTTGTCATCAATATAGCTGCCAACATGAGTCTGGGTTTCAATGACGAAGAGCTTCCCGTTGAAGTAAGAAACTATAATAAGGCCCTACATAGTTCCATGGAATGTGTAGACACCGTTTTGTCTAGGTTCTTagtggatactggctcgtctcTTAATGTGTTTCTGGAGAGTTTTCTTTCCAAATTGACTATTGATGGGCTCCTAATGAAACCCATCGAACTTGTGGTGAGGGCatttgatggttcaagaagaaCCGTGATTGGTGAAGTGGAATTTACTATCAAGATTGGACCTCACACCTTCTTCATAacattctatgtcatggacataTACCCTGCTTACAGTTGTCTACTTGGACGACCTTGGATCCATTCAGTCGGTGTCATCACATCGAATCTCCACCAAAGGTTGAAGTTCTTGGTCAACAGTAAGCTAGTGGTTGTGAAGGGTGAGGAGGACATAATGGTGTGTAACTTAACATCGTTCAGGTATGTTGAAGGAGGAAGAGAGGTACAGGAAATCCCATTTCAATCATTTGAAGTTGTCAATGTTGAGTTGGTTGGCCCTATAAGGGAAGTTAAGAATGTTGAATTTTCGATAGCCTCTCTGAAAGACGCTCATACTGTTATCAAGAATGGACACCCCGAAGGTTGAGGGAGGATACTAGAGTTTCCTGTCAATAAGGATAGCGCTGGCTTGGGATTCAAATCCCAAAATTTGAAGAAATTAATGCATATTGCTAAGGAGAGACAAGTGCTCCCGTTGTCAGATTTATTTTCTAGTACCGACCACCTCATGGAGAACCAAATTTGTGCTTTGGAGGAAAAGTTAATTTCCAATGAAGAAGGATTGGTATACAAAAAGAAGAAAGGACAAGAGCTCACCAAGTGGACATCTGTTAAGATCACTGAAGTTACTTTGTTGGAAGAGCAATTCCCTATTTGTTTTCTCCTTTTAAGAATCCAAtaattttaatccaacaaaagtcaaatcaaccttgaccaaggcccaaacacatagtcaaacttcacaagtcaataaaaatggctcaacataatttctacacaattaatcagttaaaaatcaaattaaaatgcatttaaattaaattatgtttaatcaaaaacctaaaacctcttcaaaacaccaaataaatggccaagagatttatcataggtcaaacaaggtcaaaggaccttagacaaaaattttcattatttttaaaatgtcAGAAGTATgtttaaacaattaaaaatatgcctaaaaacaattaaatcatgaaaaatatcaatattaatccaaaaaaataattttaattcagaaaatgaaagagaaaaatatttgaacttttttggtgaaagtcccgtattttttggattaataatgaaattaatatgaattaatttaaaataaagaattaaaagaaataatcagaaaaaaaaaggagagccatctgatctccctcattaattgaggtggcagatcagatggttggaAACGCGCGATCCACCAATGCTTCAGTCAAATGTCCTACACGCGTTGTAATCAATTTGGATGGatgagattaaaacgtgagaaCCAAATCAGATGGCCTAGATTGTTCCAGCGCATCACCGGAGCCCTACCTCTGGTCAACTTCTCCTATGAGCACCATCGGCCTGGTTCAGGTTTAACTCAGAGGAgaatgaaaagtgaatacactaatttgaaggaaaaatgctcaggagcacgaatctgacctcaattttctttaattccaagtatataaaaagatacaatgatttgaattttgaggatcatgaagtgagttgcttcaatttgaccttaaagcagctcaatcttcttgcctacattgataggacttcagacaaccaaaaatcaacaacaatggtgaagaattgagggagaatcaaagagatgaaaattctgaacATTCACCTTTAATGGAGTTTCAATATGCTTGGcggaagtgaaatggatcaaggaaagggatacactcttggagtttcaatatcaaaacagatggataattgaaactcgattttcaaagaaaatcctcaagtttatccttcaatggtgagggtttgagGTTGCAGGTTCAAAGTTTGGGCATGAGGTCCATATTTCTGAGCAATGAGGGTgttatttataggccatgagattgatttttGCACACTTCCAAGTTTGGCAAATTTTGAAAATTCCCTTTGGATGGTTGCATGGACGTGTGttaggcccatgaaatgatgtgatATGATCCACAATTGAGTGTACATCATGATGAATTCATGTTGGAATGTCATACAATTCTGTATGACAAGTGGAAGTGGAAAATGTCCAAATGGTTCttcaacttacacccatgcgcaagtccttcatacTCTGGCCAAATGAGGAGATCTTGGACTTcttggaaaggtgagatcaagggaaagaactttcatgttgaacactttttatttgaatcttggatcaagattaattttgaggtggaagtttgggaaatcaaacatatttgaaaattttctaagtcccgggtcaaatgttcacttcttcaTCCTTGAATAACGTTatctatggacttcaaatgagaaaagttcctccatcaaagttgtatctctttcaaaactattcaatttggtcacaaatttgacctcatttggatttgcATGAAGGATTTATGTATTTTATaaattgaggaaaatcacttgttcaatagtattggcccaaaatgacctataatgtttcctctttgcacatgcatttgcaagttgaatttgcacttacTCCAAAAATCAAAGTTTAATTTGACATCTTGAATTGGATCAtgctgtcataccccgattttggtcctgaattttttccattttttcatttttatttggcacttggcctaaagttcatttgcatacattcatgaccaaagaCAATCGaccattcccaaatccatatttttgttacacattggtcattgtctaagcctttttgatcatggtgcttttgattataaaatggattttaattatttgactttttaattttcaatttgattttaatttcgaattaagtttaattccaaatttcaatttaatcttaattgtttattttactaatgattcaaactctaattgattttaattttcaaataaatgttagaattgatatcaaagtaattttaacaaattatagattaatttgattttaatttggttgttactgattttttattattatttaaattgatatttaaattattcttgaattatttctaaaaatccatatccattttataaccaaacaCCCATTTCAAATCAAGGATCAACCAAATTTTCATCCATTCATTAATACCATacattcattttcaatttcagACTATAAAAATTACAATCCAAATTCACACGGCCTATGATCATATTCCGAACCACAATAGCTCCATGATAACATCCATCCTACCACAATCGTAACAGAGGAACATTAAGTCCATAGAATTTCAACATTAACAAGCCAACACTCCTTATTAACCAAAAACCTCACGCAACTGAGGAACATTTTCTAACTTACCAAAAACCTACACAAAACAAAACCTTCCAACCACTTCAATAACATAAATTATAACATGAATATACACTAATAGAGACGAGAAAACAACCAAACAAGCAGTTGTGGAAGGCAGTGGGGGATTGTTTCCCACGTGTAGAGAATCTAAAGATGAAGTTAATTTATTCCTTGGAAATGCCGGTACGGCAATGCGTCCTTTGACGGCAGCCTTGGTTGCTGCAGGTGAAAATGTCCGGATCTATTAGCAGTCAGTACCTAACTGTTTTGCTTATGACAGCACCGTTGGCTCTTAGCGACGTTGAGATTGAGATAATTGATAAATTGATTTCGGCTCCGTATGTTGAAATGACTTTAAAGCTGAAGGTGATGCTTCTAGCGCCAGTTACTTCCTAGCCGGTGCAGAAGTTACCGTTGGAACTATCACGGTTATAGGCTGTGGGACGAGTAGTTTACAGGGAGATGTAAAATTTGCTGAAGTTCTTGAAGGATGGGAGCTAAAGTTACGTGGACAGAAAACAGCGTCACAGTTACCGGGCCTCCACGAGATTCTTCTGGTCGGAAAGTGTTGCAAGGCATTGATATCAATATGAACAAGATGCCAGATGTTGCCATGACACTTATTGTTGTTGCTCTATCACCAAGCCTCGTTTGAGCCAAAACCTGCAGTGGA from Lathyrus oleraceus cultivar Zhongwan6 chromosome 7, CAAS_Psat_ZW6_1.0, whole genome shotgun sequence encodes the following:
- the LOC127103747 gene encoding uncharacterized protein LOC127103747, whose amino-acid sequence is MVEFDNRRRLMSRVDELKTPLIEIKNVLMKNNSFPVYNVDYEHCLINPQQCITLKSVIQRLMDHGILVVDCSSTTEEVSTLEILYDEVLPMQIRYDLSPMNLSGSPIVPLVITIPMSFPFNDTKAVPWVYDSTLYIHGQRVQEDPMASNEPMASIADTGGVTRSGRTFAPVPPQIDNGGTSNQEKGNQIEVDQQRKDSLPTSKVDEFLRIIKRRNYRVVNQLNQTPSKISIMSLLMCSDAHRDALVKFSRDAHKPQEIFVYQFEGVVINIAANMSLGFNDEELPVEVRNYNKALHSSMECVDTVLSRFLVDTGSSLNVFLESFLSKLTIDGLLMKPIELVVRAFDGSRRTVIGEVEFTIKIGPHTFFITFYVMDIYPAYSCLLGRPWIHSVGVITSNLHQRLKFLVNSKLVVVKGEEDIMVCNLTSFRDEKTTKQAVVEGSGGLFPTCRESKDEVNLFLGNAGTAMRPLTAALVAAAEGDASSASYFLAGAEVTVGTITVIGCGTSSLQGDVKFAEVLEGWELKLRGQKTASQLPGLHEILLVGKCCKALISI